A genomic segment from Propionibacteriaceae bacterium ZF39 encodes:
- the nagB gene encoding glucosamine-6-phosphate deaminase: MEVIICADATEAARLAAGKVARVCRDAGPEPVLGVATGSSPLKLYAELTRLVEAGVLDLSRASAFALDEYVGLPPGHPESYAEVIRRTVTEPLGLDQSRVHTPDGFATDIHAAASAYEAAIRAAGGIDIQILGIGANGHIGFNEPTSSLASRTRIKSLAPRTRADNARFFGSPDEVPLHCLTQGLGTIMDAHALLLIAQGEAKAAAIAAVVEGPLTALVPGSVLQAHQHATVIIDEAAASELRLADYYRWTYANKPAWQRFDGELA, translated from the coding sequence ATGGAGGTCATCATCTGCGCCGACGCGACCGAAGCCGCCCGGCTCGCGGCCGGCAAGGTCGCCCGCGTGTGCCGTGATGCCGGGCCCGAGCCCGTGCTGGGGGTCGCGACCGGCTCCTCCCCCCTGAAGCTGTACGCGGAGCTGACCCGGCTTGTCGAGGCGGGCGTACTCGATCTGAGCCGTGCCTCCGCGTTCGCGCTCGACGAATATGTCGGCCTGCCGCCCGGCCACCCCGAGTCGTATGCCGAGGTCATCCGGCGCACCGTCACCGAGCCGCTGGGCCTTGACCAGTCCCGGGTGCACACCCCCGATGGCTTCGCCACCGACATCCACGCCGCTGCCAGTGCCTACGAAGCAGCCATCCGCGCCGCGGGCGGCATCGACATCCAGATCCTCGGAATCGGCGCCAACGGCCACATCGGCTTCAACGAACCCACCAGTTCCCTCGCCTCCCGCACGCGCATCAAGTCGTTGGCACCGCGTACGCGGGCCGACAACGCCCGCTTCTTCGGCTCCCCCGACGAGGTCCCACTCCACTGCCTGACCCAGGGCCTCGGGACGATCATGGACGCGCACGCACTCCTCCTGATCGCCCAGGGCGAGGCCAAGGCCGCAGCCATCGCGGCGGTGGTCGAAGGCCCCCTCACGGCGCTCGTGCCGGGCTCGGTCCTCCAGGCCCATCAGCACGCCACCGTGATCATCGACGAGGCGGCTGCCTCCGAGCTCCGGCTGGCGGACTACTACCGGTGGACGTACGCGAACAAGCCCGCGTGGCAGCGCTTCGACGGAGAGCTCGCATGA
- a CDS encoding GntR family transcriptional regulator, producing MKRNREIPNPTTTAIKELILTRGLRPGDPMPTEAELMETLGVSRSNVREAVRTLVALDILEVRHGTGTFVGQLSLRPLVEGMVFRGVLSPGPDHTSLREVIEVRTGLDLSLAPRIVERLAGQESADLRSCVDEMTTLAARNEPFGEPDRRFHLLLAQRLGNGLYGQLVAAFFDIHGAVAPSLGVAAQQDLDRTAAAHARLLDAAIAGDLDRYRAAVLDHYEPLLRVLDTTETALLDPAKGA from the coding sequence ATGAAACGAAATCGTGAGATTCCCAATCCGACAACCACCGCGATCAAGGAGTTGATCCTGACCCGCGGACTACGTCCGGGCGACCCGATGCCGACCGAGGCTGAACTCATGGAGACGCTGGGCGTGTCCCGCTCCAACGTCCGCGAGGCCGTGCGCACCCTGGTCGCCCTCGACATCCTCGAGGTCAGGCACGGCACGGGCACGTTCGTGGGCCAACTCTCCCTCCGGCCGCTGGTCGAGGGGATGGTGTTCCGCGGTGTCCTCTCCCCCGGTCCCGACCACACGTCCCTGCGCGAGGTCATCGAGGTGCGCACCGGCCTCGACCTGAGCCTGGCGCCGCGCATCGTCGAGCGCCTGGCCGGCCAGGAGTCGGCCGACCTGCGGTCCTGTGTCGATGAGATGACGACGCTCGCGGCCCGCAACGAGCCTTTCGGCGAACCGGACCGCCGCTTCCACCTTCTGCTGGCGCAGCGCCTGGGCAATGGGCTCTATGGTCAGCTGGTTGCGGCTTTCTTCGACATCCACGGGGCGGTGGCACCCTCCCTCGGGGTCGCGGCCCAACAGGACCTGGATCGGACGGCAGCCGCACACGCCCGTCTCCTCGATGCGGCGATCGCCGGAGATCTCGACCGCTACCGAGCCGCGGTCCTCGATCATTACGAACCCCTGCTGCGGGTGCTCGACACCACCGAGACGGCCCTGCTCGATCCGGCGAAGGGAGCCTGA
- a CDS encoding ABC transporter substrate-binding protein gives MEGLTEILPSGDREVYPALGKALPTKVDDTTYEVTLRDGAVFHNGSPVTADDVVFSFERVLDPANKSLYSQFIGFIESVTKKDDTSVTIKLKYPFSLVAERLAVVKIVPRAVVTADAKAFDANPVGTGPWKMTDNSAASKEIKFERNDAYTGPRKAKAKSMAWKVMPDDATRTNALTSKAVQAMDLVPDLSIETLKRSATIEAAQGFSLLFAMFNCGSAPFDNVKNRQGFLYAIDMAKVLQTAYLGNATPATSFLQETHPAYKKAATVYTHDVEKAKGLFAETGLTRIRLLCTDHGWVKKATPIIKESLEAAGLAVDFQEKKSADVYNTIDGKPEAYDVVVAPGDPSVFGADPDLLMRWWYGGDVWTDQRMHWKGQPSYTEVQTKLDQAARQDGAEQTATWGEIFDLLSNEVPLYPLFHRKATTGYDAGTLIDFKPISLTGLSFVDVGSTK, from the coding sequence ATGGAGGGCCTGACCGAGATCCTGCCCAGCGGTGACCGTGAGGTCTATCCGGCGCTGGGCAAGGCACTGCCGACCAAGGTGGACGACACCACCTATGAGGTGACCCTCCGTGACGGTGCGGTCTTCCACAACGGTTCGCCGGTCACGGCCGATGACGTCGTGTTCAGCTTCGAGCGCGTGCTCGACCCGGCCAACAAGTCGCTCTACAGCCAGTTCATCGGCTTCATCGAATCGGTGACCAAGAAGGACGACACCAGCGTCACCATCAAGCTGAAGTATCCGTTCTCCCTCGTCGCCGAGCGGCTCGCCGTGGTCAAGATCGTGCCCCGGGCCGTGGTCACCGCTGACGCCAAGGCGTTCGACGCCAACCCGGTCGGCACCGGGCCGTGGAAGATGACGGACAACTCGGCTGCCAGCAAGGAAATCAAGTTCGAGCGCAACGACGCCTACACGGGCCCGCGCAAGGCCAAGGCCAAGTCGATGGCCTGGAAGGTCATGCCCGACGACGCGACCCGCACCAACGCCCTCACCTCCAAGGCCGTGCAGGCCATGGACCTCGTGCCCGACCTGTCGATCGAGACCCTCAAGCGCTCGGCGACCATCGAGGCCGCGCAGGGCTTCTCGCTGCTGTTCGCGATGTTCAACTGTGGCTCCGCGCCGTTCGACAACGTCAAGAACCGCCAGGGCTTCCTGTACGCCATCGACATGGCGAAGGTCCTCCAGACTGCCTATCTCGGCAATGCCACTCCCGCCACGTCGTTCCTGCAGGAGACCCACCCCGCCTACAAGAAGGCTGCGACGGTCTACACCCACGATGTGGAGAAGGCCAAGGGGCTCTTCGCCGAGACGGGCCTCACGAGAATCCGGCTCCTGTGCACCGACCACGGCTGGGTGAAGAAGGCGACTCCGATCATCAAGGAATCGCTCGAGGCGGCCGGGCTCGCGGTCGACTTCCAGGAGAAGAAGTCGGCCGACGTCTACAACACCATCGACGGCAAGCCCGAGGCCTATGACGTCGTCGTCGCCCCCGGCGACCCGTCGGTGTTCGGCGCCGACCCCGACCTGCTCATGCGGTGGTGGTACGGCGGCGACGTGTGGACCGACCAGCGCATGCACTGGAAGGGCCAGCCGTCCTATACCGAGGTGCAGACCAAGCTCGACCAGGCCGCCCGCCAGGACGGCGCCGAGCAGACGGCCACCTGGGGCGAGATCTTCGACCTGCTCAGCAACGAGGTCCCGCTGTATCCGCTGTTCCACCGCAAGGCGACCACCGGTTATGACGCCGGCACCCTGATCGATTTCAAGCCGATCTCGCTCACGGGCCTGTCCTTCGTCGACGTCGGCTCGACGAAGTAA
- a CDS encoding ABC transporter permease produces the protein MTTLLRLIGRRLVAFPIMVLGVTFLVFFVMSFSPADPARLALGEAASPEALAAYREEHGLNDPMIVRYFAFLAGLLRFDLGVGAGNVPITEFVARAFPITLQLTLLGLVLAVVMALVLGVIAALYRDRWPDQLIRILSIASLATPSFWLALLLIQWLSDVPGGAGLYPALVSQWVPFSEDPGIWLNNISLPAFALAVPVAGSLTRVVRTSMVEELDRDYVRTAIGAGIPKAEVIARNVLRNALITPITVLGLRVGYLMGGAVIIEIIFNIQAMGQLILDGVTRNDVYLVQGVTLTVAIAFIVINIIVDLLYVLVNPRIRTV, from the coding sequence GTGACGACTCTGTTGCGCCTCATCGGACGACGCCTGGTGGCGTTCCCGATCATGGTGCTCGGCGTGACTTTCCTGGTGTTCTTCGTGATGTCGTTCTCCCCGGCCGATCCGGCCCGACTGGCGCTCGGGGAGGCGGCCTCGCCGGAGGCGCTGGCGGCCTATCGCGAAGAGCACGGCCTCAACGATCCGATGATCGTGCGCTATTTCGCCTTCCTCGCCGGTCTCCTGCGATTCGACCTGGGCGTGGGTGCGGGCAATGTGCCCATCACGGAGTTCGTCGCGCGGGCCTTCCCGATCACGCTGCAACTGACGTTGCTCGGCCTCGTGCTGGCGGTCGTCATGGCGCTGGTGCTCGGTGTGATCGCCGCGCTCTATCGCGATCGTTGGCCCGATCAGCTGATCCGCATCCTCTCCATCGCCTCGTTGGCGACACCGTCGTTCTGGTTGGCGCTGCTGCTCATCCAGTGGCTGTCGGATGTGCCCGGGGGCGCAGGTCTCTATCCCGCGCTGGTCAGCCAGTGGGTCCCGTTCTCCGAGGATCCGGGGATCTGGCTCAACAACATCTCGCTCCCGGCTTTCGCGCTGGCGGTGCCGGTGGCCGGCTCGCTGACCCGCGTCGTGCGCACGTCGATGGTCGAGGAACTCGATCGCGACTATGTGCGCACCGCGATCGGCGCCGGCATCCCGAAGGCCGAGGTCATCGCCCGCAACGTGCTGCGCAATGCCCTGATCACGCCGATCACGGTGCTGGGCCTGCGCGTCGGCTATCTCATGGGTGGCGCGGTGATCATCGAGATCATCTTCAACATCCAGGCCATGGGCCAGCTGATCCTCGACGGGGTGACGCGCAACGACGTCTATCTCGTCCAGGGGGTCACGCTCACTGTGGCGATCGCCTTCATCGTCATCAACATCATCGTGGATTTGCTCTATGTCCTGGTGAATCCGAGGATCAGGACGGTCTGA